A window of the Henckelia pumila isolate YLH828 chromosome 3, ASM3356847v2, whole genome shotgun sequence genome harbors these coding sequences:
- the LOC140891479 gene encoding probable folate-biopterin transporter 4, whose amino-acid sequence MMQWLKQLRIAFGASFLWLVCLIYFTQGFRSFVWTAVSYQLKDKLKLSPSASQFVTSIAFFPWSIKPLYGILSDCIPIRGRKRIPYLKIASLISLFPWLILSINESIRSARVPLMILLTVQNLGSAMADVVIDAMIAEAVRLERASFAGDLQSISWMTMALGGICGSLLGGYALTNLQTYKIFLLFSALPAVQLFSSGLVEEKSAGNKEFFENSTLDEGTNSVNGMSFLEKPRNNVSRRKRNKKNAKRGLHTSENSQVPEIDGSLAMKWFHSLKMASITLFRAFQQPIIFRPMIWFFLANVTVPNLSTVMFYYQTETLKLEASFLGTVRVVGWFGLMLGTFIYSRYLKKMKLRSILLYAHVGLSLLTLLDGVLVSRSNLSLGISDKFMVLFGSALADGVNQFKFMPFLILSGQLCPPGIEGTLYALFMSINNLGSTVGAFVGAGLASMLNISSGSFDNLLLGIIIQFLCTYIPVALLFLIPKEVTGISA is encoded by the exons ATGATGCAATGGTTGAAGCAATTGCGGATCGCATTTGGGGCCTCGTTTCTGTGGCTAGTTTGCTTGATTTACTTCACCCAg GGTTTCAGGTCATTCGTTTGGACAGCCGTATCGTACCAGCTAAAAGACAAGCTAAAGCTATCGCCCTCAGCATCCCAGTTTGTGACTTCCATAGCTTTTTTCCCTTGGAGTATCAAACCATTATATGG TATACTGTCTGATTGCATACCAATTCGAGGAAGAAAAAGGATCCCTTACTTGAAAATTGCATCATTGATTTCTCTTTTTCCATGGCTTATTTTAAGCATCAATGAATCCATAAGGAGTGCTAGAGTGCCACTCATGATTCTTTTAACAGTGCAAAATCTGGGATCGGCAATGGCTGACGTTGTGATTGATGCTATGATAGCCGAGGCCGTAAGACTTGAGCG GGCATCTTTCGCTGGTGATCTTCAATCCATATCCTGGATGACAATGGCTTTAGGAGGAATCTGCGGGAGTTTACTCGGGGGATATGCCCTCACTAATTTACAAacatataaaatctttttaCTTTTTTCAGCATTACCAGCTGTACAGCTGTTTTCAAGTGGATTAGTTGAGGAAAAATCAGCAGGCAATaaagaattttttgaaaactCTACGTTGGACGAAGGCACTAACTCAGTGAATGGCATGAGCTTTCTGGAAAAACCTAGAAACAATGTTTCTAGACGGAAaagaaacaagaaaaatgcCAAAAGAGGACTGCATACCTCAGAGAATTCTCAAGTTCCTGAAATCGATGGATCTTTGGCAATGAAATGGTTTCATTCTTTGAAAATGGCAAGTATCACTTTGTTTAGGGCATTTCAACAGCCAATCATTTTCAG ACCAATGATTTGGTTTTTCTTAGCAAATGTGACCGTCCCAAACCTTTCAACAGTTATGTTCTATTACCAGACAGAAACTCTGAAACTGGAAGCATCCTTCTTGGGCACAGTACGTGTAGTTGGGTGGTTTGGCCTCATGCTTGGGACCTTTATATATAGCCGGTACTTGAAGAAGATGAAATTACGGAGCATTCTATT GTATGCTCATGTTGGCTTATCGCTATTGACTCTTCTGGATGGAGTGCTGGTGTCTAGATCTAATCTTTCACTAGGCATATCTGACAAGTTTATGGTGCTTTTTGGGTCGGCTCTTGCAGACGGTGTCAACCAATTTAA GTTCATGCCATTCTTGATCTTGTCTGGACAACTTTGCCCGCCTGGTATAGAAGGAACTTTGTATGCACTTTTTATGTCTATAAACAACTTAGGTTCAACGGTGGGCGCCTTCGTTGGTGCTGGTTTGGCTTccatgctgaacatctcctcAGGATCTTTCGACAACCTTTTATTGGGCATTATTATCCAGTTTCTCTGTACTTACATCCCGGTGGCTCTCTTATTTTTGATACCGAAAGAAGTCACGGGGATATCAGCGTAG
- the LOC140892520 gene encoding uncharacterized protein, producing MESKWTLLFSAALCFTILMAHGVSGWTGEIHGRVVCDVCGDSSIGPEDHVLQGAEVAVLCITKSGEVLNYQAFTNANGIYTVAETMPESERWDACLARPISSFHHHCTHLGDGSTGVKFSYTLPSGHSHTVRPFVYRPTAAPAYCS from the exons ATGGAATCCAAATGGACACTGCTATTCTCTGCGGCACTTTGCTTCACGATTTTGATGGCACATGGAGTTAGCGGGTGGACAGGTGAAATACATGGCAGAGTGGTGTGTGATGTGTGTGGCGACTCTTCAATTGGCCCGGAAGACCATGTTTTGCAAG GTGCCGAGGTGGCTGTGCTTTGCATAACAAAATCCGGAGAGGTTCTAAACTATCAAGCATTTACAAATGCTAACGGAATATACACCGTGGCAGAAACGATGCCCGAGAGTGAGCGTTGGGATGCTTGTCTAGCCAGACCCATTAGCAGTTTTCACCACCATTGCACCCATCTGGGAGATGGTAGCACCGGTGTCAAGTTCAGTTACACTCTTCCATCCGGCCATTCTCATACAGTCAGGCCCTTTGTATATCGTCCCACCGCTGCTCCTGCGTACTGCAGCTAG
- the LOC140890265 gene encoding fatty acid desaturase 4, chloroplastic-like — MSESTFELNSCNNDETWHVSTWIHRAFFATGCATLLISLAKSLVIACSSRGGWQPFLALFGAILGYILADLATGIYHWAIDNYGSEKTPVFGSQIESFQSHHHQPWSISKRQLANNLHLPAAWVTAAVWPVNIVSRDPVLLGFVAVFAGGIMFSQLFHAWAHTPKGKLPPLAAALQDVGIIVGRGQHAAHHKPPYNGNYCILSGLWNRFLDKYKFFVGLETVLHAVLGVKPRSWSDSNADGTRF, encoded by the coding sequence ATGTCTGAATCAACCTTCGAGCTCAATAGTTGTAATAACGATGAAACTTGGCATGTTTCCACCTGGATTCATCGTGCATTTTTCGCGACTGGCTGCGCCACCCTTCTCATTTCTTTAGCCAAGTCACTTGTAATAGCTTGCAGCTCACGTGGTGGATGGCAGCCATTCTTGGCCCTTTTCGGCGCCATTCTTGGCTACATACTCGCGGACCTAGCCACCGGAATCTACCACTGGGCAATCGACAACTACGGCAGCGAGAAAACCCCGGTTTTCGGGTCCCAGATTGAGTCGTTCCAAAGCCACCACCACCAGCCTTGGTCCATCTCCAAGCGTCAGCTGGCCAACAACCTTCACCTCCCCGCGGCGTGGGTGACCGCGGCCGTTTGGCCCGTGAATATCGTGTCGCGCGACCCGGTTCTGTTAGGGTTCGTCGCCGTGTTTGCAGGTGGGATCATGTTCAGCCAGCTGTTTCATGCATGGGCGCATACTCCCAAAGGGAAGCTGCCGCCGCTAGCGGCGGCGCTCCAGGACGTGGGGATCATCGTGGGACGGGGCCAACACGCAGCCCACCACAAGCCGCCGTATAACGGCAATTACTGCATCCTGAGCGGGTTGTGGAATCGGTTTCTAGATAAATATAAGTTCTTCGTGGGACTGGAGACGGTGCTGCATGCTGTTCTTGGTGTTAAGCCGCGGTCGTGGAGCGATTCTAACGCCGATGGAACTCGATTTTAG